A DNA window from Comamonas fluminis contains the following coding sequences:
- a CDS encoding PAS domain-containing sensor histidine kinase translates to MQPSTFEPEKTNAENAQSVASPVRWWRSWWRSLSPTRQDRYAALAPLASVLMFMAAIIASFWYLRTEEVDREQEALRRDVEYAQQRVRLRLLERQEQLMRMARDVGTRDMRKTDFDNRAEALISQYPELQSITWVDDKRQILQSQSAPTVSTDQLRVTGEVLHKGETLHAFQQAKEMLQPIYVQEKATPSDPPPLLQLHVPISNNSRYSGELLAEFSVDSILRYGTPTEVMARYAITMLDSQGQVLAGTPLAPRKTPSELLHWRAIANEYEVPVSPVGISLMLRAQAYRTSLGVVGSGLFWLVGTLSAMTAWLLLATWRHTRRRQRAQEALVAETNFRRAMENSVLTGMRALDLNGRITYVNAAFCQMTGWSEKELVGQVPPYSYWPDNDYDNLQSQLREELSGKTIVGGFQVRVKRKNGSLFDARLYVSPLIDAHGQHTGWMSSMTDITEPNRIREQLSASYERFTIVLEALDASVSVAPLGSAELLFANKLYRQWFGSHTEGHLQLVAQAGKLPIRHQPEAEDEDGLMGLPTDTLTAARSENAEIFVPSLGKWLEVRSRYLSWVDGRLAQMVIATDITQRRLAEDQAAAQAEKAQTASRLITMGEMASSVAHELNQPLTAISNYSSGMLTRLENGTLTPEQMKFALEKTAHQALRAGQIIQRIRSFVKKSEPNRTLAQVSDMVDEAVELAGIELRRRNVQLASHVAERMPPVMADTILIEQVLINLMKNSAESIDMSERPTGQRSVELRVRPEPFEGRQGVEFIVEDTGKGLPPEVLEHLFEAFFSTKSEGMGIGLNLCRSIVESHHGRMHAENLYNGSEVTGCRFSFWLPLATGVETTTLNTTSEPIKRTIA, encoded by the coding sequence ATGCAACCAAGCACTTTCGAACCAGAAAAAACAAACGCCGAAAACGCGCAATCCGTTGCCTCGCCTGTGCGCTGGTGGCGAAGCTGGTGGCGCAGCCTGTCACCTACCCGTCAGGATCGCTACGCCGCGCTGGCGCCGCTGGCGTCGGTGCTGATGTTCATGGCTGCAATCATTGCGTCTTTCTGGTACTTGCGCACGGAGGAAGTCGACCGCGAGCAGGAAGCTCTGCGCCGTGACGTGGAATATGCGCAGCAGCGGGTACGCCTGCGTTTGCTGGAGCGCCAGGAGCAGCTGATGCGCATGGCCCGCGACGTGGGCACCCGCGATATGCGCAAGACCGACTTTGACAACCGCGCCGAAGCCCTGATCAGCCAATACCCCGAGCTGCAGTCCATCACCTGGGTGGACGACAAGCGCCAGATTCTGCAAAGCCAGTCTGCCCCCACCGTTAGCACCGACCAGCTACGCGTAACCGGTGAAGTGCTGCACAAGGGCGAGACCCTGCACGCCTTCCAGCAGGCCAAGGAAATGCTGCAGCCTATCTATGTGCAGGAAAAAGCAACGCCCAGCGATCCACCCCCTCTGCTGCAGCTGCACGTCCCCATCAGCAACAACAGCCGCTACAGCGGCGAGCTGCTGGCCGAATTCTCGGTGGACAGCATCCTGCGCTATGGCACACCCACCGAGGTGATGGCCCGCTATGCCATCACCATGCTGGACAGCCAGGGCCAGGTCCTGGCAGGCACACCGCTGGCGCCGCGCAAAACCCCCAGCGAGCTGCTGCACTGGCGCGCCATTGCCAATGAATACGAGGTGCCGGTATCGCCCGTGGGCATTTCCTTGATGCTGCGGGCGCAGGCTTACAGAACCTCTCTGGGCGTGGTGGGCAGCGGGCTGTTCTGGCTGGTGGGCACCTTGTCTGCCATGACCGCCTGGCTGCTGCTGGCCACCTGGCGCCACACGCGCCGCCGCCAGCGTGCGCAAGAGGCCCTGGTGGCCGAGACTAATTTCCGCCGCGCCATGGAAAACTCCGTGCTGACCGGCATGCGCGCCCTTGACCTGAATGGCCGCATTACCTATGTGAACGCGGCTTTCTGCCAGATGACGGGCTGGAGCGAGAAAGAGCTGGTGGGTCAGGTGCCGCCCTACTCTTACTGGCCCGATAACGATTACGACAATCTGCAGTCGCAACTGCGCGAAGAGCTGTCGGGCAAAACCATCGTCGGCGGCTTTCAGGTGCGCGTAAAGCGCAAGAACGGTTCGCTCTTTGATGCGCGCCTGTATGTCTCGCCGCTGATTGACGCCCACGGCCAGCACACGGGCTGGATGTCTTCCATGACAGACATTACCGAGCCCAATCGCATCCGCGAGCAGCTTTCCGCATCATATGAGCGCTTTACCATTGTGCTGGAAGCGCTGGATGCTTCGGTTTCTGTAGCACCTCTGGGCAGTGCTGAGCTGCTTTTTGCCAACAAGCTCTATCGCCAGTGGTTTGGCTCACACACCGAAGGGCATCTGCAACTGGTGGCCCAGGCGGGCAAGCTGCCCATTCGCCACCAGCCCGAGGCCGAAGACGAAGATGGCCTGATGGGCCTGCCCACGGACACCCTGACCGCCGCCCGCAGCGAAAACGCCGAAATCTTCGTGCCCAGTCTGGGCAAGTGGCTGGAAGTGCGCTCGCGCTATCTGAGCTGGGTGGACGGGCGCCTGGCCCAGATGGTGATTGCCACCGACATTACCCAGCGCCGTCTGGCTGAAGACCAGGCCGCCGCACAGGCCGAAAAGGCCCAGACCGCCAGCCGTCTCATCACCATGGGTGAAATGGCTTCCAGCGTCGCGCACGAGTTGAACCAGCCGCTCACGGCCATCAGCAACTACAGCTCCGGCATGCTCACGCGCCTGGAAAACGGCACGCTGACGCCTGAACAGATGAAGTTCGCACTGGAAAAGACAGCGCATCAGGCCCTGCGTGCCGGGCAGATCATTCAGCGCATTCGCTCGTTCGTGAAAAAGAGCGAGCCCAACCGCACGCTGGCTCAGGTCTCGGACATGGTGGACGAAGCCGTCGAGCTGGCAGGCATTGAGCTGCGCCGCCGCAATGTCCAACTGGCTTCCCATGTGGCCGAACGCATGCCCCCGGTGATGGCCGACACGATCCTGATTGAGCAGGTTCTCATCAATTTGATGAAAAACAGTGCTGAGTCCATCGACATGTCTGAGCGCCCCACCGGCCAGCGCAGCGTGGAGCTACGCGTGCGCCCCGAGCCGTTTGAAGGCCGCCAGGGCGTTGAATTTATAGTCGAAGACACCGGCAAGGGCCTGCCGCCCGAGGTGCTGGAGCACCTGTTTGAAGCTTTCTTCTCCACCAAAAGTGAAGGCATGGGCATTGGCCTGAACCTTTGCCGATCCAT
- a CDS encoding Fic family protein, which translates to MTALYTSPHQFEPLMPSDARIEPLLSKAGDLARAATTLAGKRVPPELRTLLRSMNSYYTNRIEGQHTRPHEIELALAQDFSANKELAAKQRLAVAHIEAEAALEQRYQGEQGVQALYSLDGVQDLHRELFGRLPESDWDVAEGHTVLPGQLRSKEVSVGLHIAPAAASVPVFIERWASRYAHVRRGEAALVAMACAHQRLGWIHPFMDGNGRVMRLHTHTLLSSLGYTNGLWSPLRGFARGQERYYALLADADSARRGDLDGRGNLSEQALIAWADYVLDICLDQVQFMGRMLDFDLIKDRIEAALVFESSVLKTGVRKEALRPLHYLFLSGEEIPRGEFKTMLGLGDRMATDALGALVKRGLLKSDSPQGKVRFGLPQHALRFLFPRLWPEAEVDSAR; encoded by the coding sequence ATGACTGCGCTCTACACATCGCCCCACCAGTTCGAGCCCTTGATGCCGTCCGATGCCCGCATCGAGCCTTTGCTCTCCAAGGCCGGTGATCTGGCGCGGGCTGCCACCACGCTGGCGGGCAAGCGCGTGCCGCCCGAGCTGCGCACTTTGCTGCGCAGCATGAACTCCTACTACACCAACCGCATCGAAGGTCAGCACACGCGCCCGCACGAGATTGAATTGGCGCTGGCTCAGGACTTTTCCGCCAACAAAGAACTGGCCGCCAAGCAGCGACTGGCCGTGGCCCATATCGAGGCCGAAGCCGCGCTGGAGCAGCGCTACCAAGGCGAGCAGGGCGTGCAGGCGCTCTACAGCCTGGATGGGGTGCAAGACCTGCACCGCGAGCTGTTTGGCCGACTGCCCGAAAGCGACTGGGATGTGGCCGAAGGCCACACCGTGCTGCCCGGCCAGCTGCGCAGCAAAGAAGTCAGCGTAGGGCTGCACATTGCCCCTGCTGCGGCCAGCGTGCCGGTGTTTATCGAGCGCTGGGCCAGTCGCTATGCCCATGTGCGCCGGGGCGAGGCCGCGCTGGTCGCCATGGCCTGTGCCCACCAGCGCCTGGGCTGGATTCACCCGTTTATGGACGGCAATGGCCGCGTCATGCGGCTGCATACGCACACGCTGCTCAGCAGCCTGGGTTACACCAACGGCCTATGGTCGCCGTTGCGCGGCTTTGCACGCGGGCAGGAGCGCTATTACGCCTTGCTGGCCGATGCCGACAGCGCCCGCCGTGGTGATCTGGATGGGCGGGGAAACTTAAGCGAGCAGGCGCTGATCGCCTGGGCCGACTATGTGCTGGATATCTGCCTGGACCAGGTGCAGTTCATGGGCCGCATGCTGGACTTTGACCTGATCAAAGACCGCATCGAAGCCGCGCTGGTGTTTGAGTCTTCGGTGCTAAAAACCGGTGTGCGTAAAGAAGCACTGCGCCCCTTGCACTATCTTTTCCTGAGCGGTGAAGAAATCCCGCGGGGGGAATTCAAAACCATGCTGGGCCTGGGCGACCGTATGGCCACCGACGCACTGGGCGCACTCGTCAAGCGCGGCCTGCTGAAAAGCGATAGCCCGCAAGGCAAGGTGCGCTTTGGGCTGCCGCAGCATGCACTGCGGTTTTTGTTTCCGAGGTTGTGGCCGGAGGCGGAGGTGGATTCGGCGAGATGA
- the aceF gene encoding dihydrolipoyllysine-residue acetyltransferase, producing MALTEIKVPDIGDFSEVGVIEVLVNVGDTIKVEQSLLTVESDKASMEIPSSHAGVVKEIKVALGDKVKEGSLIVVLETADAAAAPAQAAAPAPVAAAPAPVAAPVAAAPVAAAPVAAAPAASSTVDIKIPDIGDFKNVAVIEMLVKVGDTVAVEQSLFTVESDKASMEIPSPSAGTITALTIKLGDTVNVGDVVGQMTVQGAAAPAQAAAPVAAAAPVAAPVAAPVAAGPVAAPVASAPVAAPVAAPAAHNPTVAPSGQLPHASPSVRKFARELGVPLAEVKGSGSKGRITQDDVQAFTKSVMAGAVQTLAQQAAAPKSSGGNVGGLEVLAWPKVDFAKFGPVERKDLSRIKKISGANLHRNWVMIPHVTNNDLADITDLEAFRVSTNAENAKAKSDVKVTMLAFVIKALVAALKKFPEFNASLDGDTLVYKQYFNIGFAADTPNGLVVPVLKDADKKGIMQISQEMGELAKKARDGKLGAADMQGGCMSISSLGGIGGTHFTPIVNAPEVAILGLSKGQMTPVWDGKQFVPRLMLPLSLSYDHRVIDGAAAARFNAYLGAVLADYRRILL from the coding sequence ATGGCATTGACAGAAATCAAGGTCCCCGATATCGGCGACTTCTCCGAAGTCGGCGTGATCGAAGTGCTGGTCAACGTGGGCGACACCATCAAGGTGGAACAGTCCCTGCTGACCGTGGAATCCGACAAGGCTTCCATGGAGATTCCTTCCAGCCACGCTGGCGTTGTGAAGGAAATCAAGGTTGCTCTGGGCGACAAGGTCAAGGAAGGCTCCCTGATCGTGGTGCTGGAAACCGCTGACGCGGCTGCCGCGCCCGCTCAGGCTGCTGCCCCTGCTCCCGTGGCAGCAGCACCCGCACCTGTGGCTGCCCCCGTGGCCGCCGCTCCTGTAGCTGCTGCTCCGGTCGCTGCTGCACCTGCTGCATCGTCCACCGTGGACATCAAGATTCCCGATATCGGCGACTTCAAGAACGTGGCCGTGATCGAGATGCTGGTCAAGGTGGGTGACACCGTGGCTGTTGAGCAATCGCTGTTCACCGTGGAGTCCGACAAGGCTTCGATGGAAATTCCATCGCCATCGGCTGGCACCATCACGGCGCTGACCATCAAGCTGGGCGACACCGTCAACGTGGGCGACGTCGTCGGCCAGATGACAGTGCAGGGTGCTGCGGCCCCCGCACAGGCTGCGGCTCCAGTCGCTGCTGCTGCACCCGTTGCCGCCCCCGTGGCTGCTCCTGTGGCCGCCGGTCCTGTCGCAGCGCCTGTGGCTTCGGCACCTGTGGCTGCACCGGTTGCCGCACCTGCTGCGCACAACCCCACCGTGGCTCCTTCGGGTCAACTGCCCCATGCATCCCCTTCCGTGCGCAAGTTCGCTCGTGAACTGGGCGTGCCTCTGGCAGAAGTCAAGGGTTCGGGCAGCAAGGGCCGTATCACTCAGGACGACGTGCAAGCCTTCACCAAATCGGTGATGGCTGGTGCCGTGCAGACGCTGGCGCAGCAAGCCGCCGCTCCCAAGTCTTCTGGCGGCAACGTCGGTGGTCTGGAAGTGCTGGCATGGCCCAAGGTCGACTTTGCCAAGTTTGGCCCTGTCGAGCGCAAGGACCTGTCGCGCATCAAGAAGATCTCGGGCGCCAACCTGCACCGCAACTGGGTGATGATCCCCCACGTCACCAATAATGACCTGGCCGACATCACCGACCTCGAAGCCTTCCGCGTCAGCACCAATGCTGAAAACGCCAAGGCCAAGAGCGATGTCAAGGTGACCATGCTGGCTTTCGTCATCAAGGCGCTGGTGGCTGCACTCAAGAAGTTCCCCGAGTTCAATGCCTCGCTGGACGGCGACACTCTGGTCTACAAGCAGTACTTCAACATCGGTTTTGCCGCTGACACACCGAACGGCCTGGTCGTTCCCGTGCTCAAGGATGCCGACAAGAAGGGCATCATGCAGATCAGCCAGGAAATGGGTGAGCTGGCCAAGAAGGCGCGTGACGGCAAGCTGGGCGCTGCCGACATGCAAGGCGGCTGCATGTCCATCTCGTCGCTGGGCGGTATTGGCGGCACCCACTTCACGCCTATCGTCAACGCACCTGAAGTGGCAATTTTAGGTCTGTCCAAGGGCCAGATGACGCCGGTGTGGGACGGCAAGCAGTTCGTGCCCCGCCTGATGCTGCCGCTGAGCCTGTCGTACGACCACCGTGTCATCGACGGCGCTGCCGCAGCCCGCTTCAACGCCTATCTGGGCGCTGTGCTGGCCGACTACCGCCGCATCCTGCTGTAA
- the lpdA gene encoding dihydrolipoyl dehydrogenase — protein MSLIDIKVPNIGDFAEVGVIELLVNAGDTVSVDQSLITVESDKASMEIPSSHAGVVKEIKVKVGDKVAEGSIVLSLEVAADAGASAAPAPAAAAPAPVTAPVAAPVAAAPAPIASNFAGTVDMDCDVVVLGGGPGGYSAAFRAADLGLKVVLVERYKTLGGVCLNVGCIPSKALLHVAAVMDEVKHLEVAGVKFAAPEVNIDQLRGHKEKVIGKLTGGLGQMAKMRKVTIVRGYGNFVSANHIEVEETTGDGQDKTGSKKVVQFKNAIIAAGSQAVHLPFMPKDPRVVDSTGALNLKEVPKRMLILGGGIIGLEMGTVYSTLGARLDVVEMMDGLMQGADRDLVKVWQKMNAPRFDNIMVNTKTVGAEATPEGIKVSFAPAKDGVTVPEPQTYDLVLQAVGRTPNGKKISADKAGVAVTDRGFIDVDIQMRTNVPNIFAIGDIVGQPMLAHKAVHEAHVAAEVIAGELQGNKELASAAFNARVIPSVAYTDPEVAWVGLTEDQAKAQGIKVKKGLFPWAASGRAIANGRDEGFTKLLFDDSPEAHGHGRILGGGMVGTHAGDMIGEIALAIEMGADTVDIGKTIHPHPTLGESIGMAAEVAHGSCTDVPPARK, from the coding sequence ATGAGCCTCATCGATATCAAGGTGCCTAACATTGGCGACTTCGCCGAAGTGGGCGTGATTGAACTGCTGGTCAACGCTGGCGACACCGTGTCCGTGGACCAGTCCCTCATCACCGTGGAGTCTGACAAGGCCTCTATGGAAATCCCCAGCAGCCACGCTGGCGTCGTGAAGGAAATCAAGGTCAAGGTCGGCGACAAGGTTGCCGAAGGCTCCATCGTGCTGTCGCTGGAAGTGGCTGCTGATGCGGGCGCTTCTGCTGCTCCAGCCCCCGCCGCAGCGGCTCCTGCTCCTGTTACTGCACCCGTGGCCGCGCCTGTCGCTGCTGCTCCTGCTCCCATCGCCAGCAACTTTGCTGGCACCGTGGACATGGACTGTGATGTGGTCGTGCTGGGCGGTGGCCCTGGCGGCTACTCCGCAGCCTTCCGCGCTGCCGATCTGGGCCTCAAGGTCGTGCTGGTCGAGCGTTACAAGACGCTGGGCGGCGTCTGCCTGAATGTGGGTTGCATCCCATCGAAGGCACTGCTGCACGTGGCGGCCGTGATGGACGAGGTCAAGCACCTGGAGGTGGCAGGCGTCAAGTTTGCCGCTCCCGAAGTGAACATCGACCAGCTGCGCGGCCACAAGGAAAAGGTCATTGGCAAGCTGACCGGCGGTCTGGGCCAGATGGCCAAGATGCGCAAGGTCACCATCGTGCGCGGCTATGGCAACTTCGTGTCGGCCAACCACATCGAGGTCGAAGAGACCACGGGTGACGGCCAGGACAAGACCGGCAGCAAAAAGGTCGTTCAGTTCAAGAACGCCATCATTGCTGCAGGCTCGCAAGCCGTGCACCTGCCCTTCATGCCCAAGGACCCGCGCGTGGTGGACTCCACCGGCGCGTTGAATCTGAAGGAAGTGCCAAAGCGCATGCTGATCTTGGGCGGCGGCATCATCGGCCTGGAAATGGGCACCGTCTACAGCACGCTGGGCGCACGCCTGGACGTGGTGGAAATGATGGACGGCCTGATGCAAGGCGCTGACCGCGATCTGGTCAAGGTCTGGCAGAAGATGAACGCGCCACGCTTTGACAACATCATGGTCAACACCAAGACCGTGGGTGCCGAAGCCACGCCCGAAGGCATCAAGGTCTCGTTTGCACCCGCCAAGGATGGTGTGACCGTGCCCGAACCCCAGACCTACGACCTGGTGTTGCAAGCCGTGGGCCGCACGCCCAATGGCAAGAAGATCAGCGCTGACAAGGCTGGCGTGGCCGTGACCGACCGTGGCTTTATCGACGTCGACATCCAGATGCGCACCAACGTGCCCAACATCTTTGCGATTGGCGACATCGTGGGTCAGCCCATGCTGGCACACAAGGCCGTGCACGAAGCGCACGTGGCAGCTGAAGTCATCGCTGGCGAGCTGCAAGGCAATAAGGAGCTGGCTTCTGCCGCTTTCAATGCCCGCGTGATTCCCTCGGTCGCCTACACCGACCCCGAAGTGGCATGGGTGGGCCTGACGGAAGACCAGGCCAAGGCCCAAGGTATCAAGGTCAAGAAGGGCCTGTTCCCCTGGGCCGCCTCCGGCCGCGCCATCGCCAACGGCCGCGACGAAGGCTTCACCAAGCTGCTGTTTGACGACTCCCCCGAAGCCCACGGCCACGGCCGTATCCTGGGCGGCGGCATGGTCGGCACGCACGCGGGCGACATGATTGGTGAAATCGCTCTGGCCATCGAAATGGGCGCAGACACCGTGGACATCGGCAAGACCATCCACCCCCACCCAACCCTTGGCGAGTCCATCGGCATGGCGGCGGAAGTTGCGCATGGTTCCTGCACGGATGTGCCGCCGGCGCGCAAGTAA
- the aceE gene encoding pyruvate dehydrogenase (acetyl-transferring), homodimeric type, which produces MTAQTDPQGAGMPAGLDQQESREWMDALSAVIDREGADYAHKLIEELLEHARQSSVDMPFSANTGYVNTIEADQEEKCPGNLEIEGRLRAYMRWNAMAMVVKANRIHPPEGGDLGGHIGSFASLANMFAAGFNHFWHAENENHGGDCLYIQGHVSPGIYARAYLEGRISEEQLLNFRQEVDGKGLSSYPHPKLMPDFWQFPTVSMGLGPLMAIYQARFLKYLHARGIANTENRKVWVFCGDGEMDEVESLGAIGLASRENLDNLVFVINCNLQRLDGPVRGNGKIIQELEGEFRGAGWNVIKLLWGKGWDELLAKDKDGVLKKIMMECNDGDYQAMKANDGAFVRKNFFGRDPRALKMVEHMSDDEIWNLRRGGHDSQKVYAAFAAANGHKGQPTVLLVKTVKGFGMGKVGEGKNNVHQTKKLSDEDIKAFRDRFNIPIPDSQIADIPFYKPADDTPEMRYLHERRKALGGYLPHRRQQADEQFTAPTLDTFKAILEPTPEGREISTTQAYVRFLTQLLRDKNIGPRVVPILVDEARTFGMEGLFRQVGIYNPHGQQYTPVDKDQVMYYREDKAGQILQEGINEAGGMSSWIAAATSYSHSNRVMIPFYVYYSMFGFQRIGDLAWAAGDLQARGFLLGGTSGRTTLNGEGLQHEDGHSHILANTIPNCITYDPTFAHEVAVIMQDGLRRMVQNQENVFYYITLLNENYPMPGLTEGTEEQIIKGMYMVKPGQKVPESGLRVQLMGSGTILRESFFAQELLEKDWGVAADVWSCPSFNELTREGQEVDRFNMLHPMETAKVPFVAQQLAAHPGPVVASTDYMKAYAEQIRPYMPKGRTYKVLGTDGFGRSDFRAKLREHFEVNRHYIVVAALRGLADEGKINATTVAEAIKKYGINVDKINPLHA; this is translated from the coding sequence ATGACAGCTCAGACTGACCCACAAGGCGCTGGCATGCCCGCCGGCCTGGACCAACAAGAATCCCGTGAGTGGATGGATGCTCTTTCCGCGGTGATCGACCGCGAAGGCGCAGATTACGCACACAAGCTGATTGAGGAACTGCTGGAACACGCTCGCCAGAGCAGCGTGGACATGCCTTTCTCCGCCAACACCGGCTATGTGAACACCATCGAAGCTGACCAGGAAGAAAAGTGTCCTGGCAACCTCGAAATTGAAGGCCGTCTGCGTGCCTACATGCGCTGGAACGCCATGGCCATGGTGGTCAAGGCCAACCGCATTCACCCCCCAGAAGGTGGTGACCTGGGCGGCCACATCGGCTCCTTCGCTTCGCTGGCCAATATGTTTGCCGCCGGCTTCAACCACTTCTGGCACGCTGAAAACGAAAACCACGGTGGTGACTGCCTGTACATCCAGGGTCACGTCTCGCCTGGCATCTACGCCCGCGCCTACCTGGAAGGCCGTATCTCTGAAGAGCAACTGCTGAACTTCCGCCAGGAAGTGGACGGCAAGGGTCTGTCCAGCTACCCCCACCCCAAGCTGATGCCTGACTTCTGGCAGTTCCCCACGGTGTCCATGGGCCTGGGCCCGCTGATGGCCATCTACCAGGCACGCTTCCTGAAGTACCTGCACGCACGCGGCATTGCCAACACCGAAAACCGCAAGGTCTGGGTGTTCTGCGGCGACGGTGAAATGGACGAAGTGGAATCTCTGGGCGCTATCGGTCTGGCTTCCCGCGAAAACCTGGACAACCTGGTCTTCGTCATCAACTGCAACCTGCAGCGCCTGGACGGCCCTGTGCGCGGCAACGGCAAGATCATTCAGGAGCTGGAAGGCGAATTCCGCGGCGCTGGCTGGAACGTCATCAAGCTGCTGTGGGGCAAGGGCTGGGACGAGCTGCTGGCCAAGGACAAGGACGGCGTCCTCAAGAAGATCATGATGGAGTGCAACGACGGCGACTATCAGGCCATGAAGGCCAACGATGGTGCTTTCGTGCGCAAGAACTTCTTCGGCCGCGATCCTCGCGCCCTGAAGATGGTCGAACACATGTCCGACGACGAAATCTGGAACCTGCGCCGTGGTGGCCACGACTCCCAGAAGGTCTATGCAGCTTTCGCCGCTGCCAACGGCCACAAGGGTCAGCCCACTGTGCTGCTGGTCAAGACCGTCAAGGGCTTTGGCATGGGCAAGGTCGGTGAAGGCAAGAACAACGTTCACCAGACCAAGAAGCTGAGCGACGAGGACATTAAGGCCTTCCGCGACCGTTTCAACATCCCAATCCCCGACAGCCAGATCGCGGACATTCCTTTCTACAAGCCTGCAGACGACACGCCCGAAATGCGTTACCTGCACGAGCGTCGCAAGGCGCTGGGCGGCTACCTGCCACACCGTCGCCAGCAGGCTGACGAGCAGTTCACAGCGCCTACGCTGGACACCTTCAAGGCCATCCTGGAGCCCACTCCAGAAGGTCGTGAAATCTCCACCACTCAGGCTTATGTGCGTTTCCTGACGCAGCTGCTGCGTGACAAGAACATCGGCCCCCGCGTGGTGCCCATCCTGGTGGACGAAGCCCGTACCTTTGGTATGGAAGGTCTGTTCCGTCAAGTTGGTATCTACAACCCTCACGGTCAGCAATACACCCCGGTCGACAAGGACCAGGTGATGTACTACCGCGAAGACAAGGCCGGTCAGATTCTGCAGGAAGGCATCAACGAAGCTGGCGGCATGTCCAGCTGGATCGCTGCGGCCACCAGCTACAGCCATAGCAACCGGGTCATGATCCCGTTCTATGTGTACTACTCGATGTTCGGCTTCCAGCGCATTGGCGATCTGGCCTGGGCAGCGGGTGACCTGCAAGCGCGCGGCTTCCTGCTGGGCGGCACTTCGGGCCGCACCACACTGAACGGCGAAGGCCTGCAACACGAAGACGGTCACAGCCACATTCTGGCCAACACCATTCCTAACTGCATTACCTATGACCCCACCTTCGCTCACGAAGTGGCCGTCATCATGCAAGACGGTCTGCGCCGCATGGTGCAGAACCAGGAAAACGTCTTCTACTACATCACGCTGCTGAATGAAAACTACCCCATGCCTGGTCTGACCGAAGGCACGGAAGAGCAGATCATCAAGGGCATGTACATGGTCAAGCCTGGCCAGAAGGTGCCTGAGAGCGGCCTGCGCGTTCAGCTGATGGGCTCGGGCACCATCCTGCGCGAATCCTTCTTCGCACAGGAACTGCTGGAAAAGGACTGGGGCGTTGCTGCCGACGTCTGGAGCTGCCCATCGTTCAACGAACTGACCCGCGAAGGCCAGGAAGTGGACCGCTTCAACATGCTGCACCCCATGGAAACCGCCAAGGTTCCATTCGTGGCCCAGCAACTGGCTGCCCACCCAGGCCCCGTCGTCGCTTCGACCGACTACATGAAGGCCTACGCCGAGCAGATCCGCCCCTACATGCCCAAGGGCCGTACCTACAAGGTGCTGGGCACTGACGGCTTCGGTCGTTCGGACTTCCGCGCCAAGCTGCGTGAACACTTCGAAGTCAACCGCCACTACATCGTGGTTGCGGCTCTGCGCGGTCTGGCCGATGAAGGCAAGATCAACGCCACCACCGTGGCCGAAGCGATCAAGAAGTACGGCATCAACGTCGACAAGATCAACCCGCTGCACGCCTAA